The Corythoichthys intestinalis isolate RoL2023-P3 chromosome 1, ASM3026506v1, whole genome shotgun sequence genomic interval agttcgctgttagacagcgcaaaaagccttgctgtaaaactttccaaaaggcagaatactgtctgagcgggacatgtgcgttaattgcgtcaaatattttaacgtgattaatttaaaaaattaattaccgcgcgttaacgcgttaattttgacagccctaatatatatatatatatatatatatatatatatatatatatatatatatatatatatgtatatatgcagtcatctgaaaaaaataggacgcctcattaaatattcagttctttattaggaattttcacatatcaatgtctgatcttgttttcctgttttctttatcactggaaaagaaagtgatttatttgtatgtaaacaacaaaaaataacattgttttctcattaaaccaaatatatccatTAAAaaggcatattctaactgaggaaaaagttaggacacccaaccacctaatagctagtgttacctttAATGAGACGCTTTTTATAGCCGTCTACCAGTTTTTGACATTGGTCTGAAGAAATTCTCCaacacagaatactttcagctgtgagatttgtttgagggggtttcttgcatgtacagcccgtttcaagtcaccccacagcatctcagtgggaTTAAGACCtgcgctttgactcggccattccaggactctcttccttttcagccagtcctttgttgatttattggtatgtttttggtcattgttatgttgcagggtccagttttgcttcagtcttaatttttttacagatgatctcacatgttctcaagcaccctctgatatacGATAgatttcatggtggattctatggtgGTGAGCAGGtcaggtcctgctgcagcaaagcatccccaaaccatgacacgccCTATGCTTttctatgcttcacagttggtatgaggttcattTCTTAGAATGCAGTATTGGGTTTACGTCAAACATGTCTTCTGTTCTGgtttccaaataattcaattttagattcatctgtccaaagaacattattccagaagtcctggtctttgctacattcactctggcaaacttcagtctggccttcaagttcttcttggagagaaaacgtttcctccttgcacacctccaatgaaggttaaacttgtattttatttatagtAATTGAAACCTTAAACCATGCCATTTAGGAAAGAATGatggaattttatttattatttatatgaaaTTATTTAAATTGTGTCTTCCTGTACGAATGCCTTCTTAAAATCTGCTGTTAAGATTCCACATTGATTCCTCATCTGAGTTGGGATACTGTGAAATTCATCCTGAATTCACCGTTACTAAAATGGCACATTGTTTACTTGCTCAAGGCAGTGCTGCCACTTGCTCACGTCTACGTGTACGCACAAATTCACGCTTTTTCCAACAGTGGTCAACAGCAGATTTCAAAAATGCGTTCATGCAGGAGGACGCCATTTAAAggacatcattttaaaatgaaaattccaTAATGGTTTCTTAAGTGGCATGTTTTTAAGTTTCAATTACTATGAATAGAGTATTTTCCCATCACTCTTGGTATTattgaaaaagtttgtttttggggTCATActgtacttactgtatgtaatAATTTCTGGTATAATTTAAACCTGGTATCCACATATGCTTTTTGTGGCCtagatgacccaaaatgtgatgtatgACGTGGTGATGTATGTGGACGCCATGTCTTTATGAGATTTTAATTACCATCAATTGTCAATTGCCCTATGAAGGGTTAACTTATCAGAATCTTTGCACAACATTCTATATTGGTAGATCCAAATTTATGCATAAGGAACCAAACTCAGTGATTGgtttttaaatatatgaataaacaTTTTTCCTGCTTGCCTCACTGTAATAGCCAAAAAGCTGTTATTACAAACTTTATTTTGAATAATTGCAtctttttattatcattattattgtcTTAACTATTGTTGCTGTTATCTCGAGAATATCATTGgttctgattttttaaattttgttttccgtttattatttttttcttatgtccgaataaagcattcattcattcattcatttttttcttcagttttgATCATTCTATTTAATTTGCCCTTTTATCCTCTCGAACATCCTTTCAAATGTTCAAGTGTCTTGAATGACTGTACACATTGTATTTAAATAAAGTTGTTACTAAAAATAATGTGTTGTGAATGGGCCTGAGTTTCTGCGTACGATCACAATTTGCGAAAGTTGTGAGTGTTCTTGTTTTGTGTTCAACTTTTCGTCCCATTTAATCAATGGTTTTCCTTTCCTTTTAGAAGCAGAGTATCCCAAGCTTGCTCTCTTACATTTTGACCcgcaacacaaacaaaaacaatgcttGAGTGAAACTTGGGAAAAATTCCAAAGTTAGGGCAaccttaattaaatgaatatgtGGAATTCCAATAAACAATTATGGCTCATTAGTATAGTACATATAGCCTGTACACCTGTATGCACTCTTGGTACCCGCTCACCATTTTATACAGTGATTTCATAGAATTATTTTATCTTCTTAAACATTTAGTTCCTGCAGTTATAATCAATGCATGTTGAAATATCTTAATACTTTTATGGATTTTAATAGTGCAAGTTGGGGCCCTGTAGGTTTGGGGGTCACTCTGTGACGTTGTGACACATTggtatgtatctttttttttttttttttttttttttttttttataaacgagATTTATTGAGCTCCAGATGTTTCCAGTTATGAAGATGTGCGGCAGAGATTTAGGAGGGTGAGACCTGCACCCTGTCAGAGCGTCAGTGGGGTGCTGTTTTACTACCTATCACTCCCCAAACACCTCTATCATAGGTGGCCTCTTAACCTGATagtgcacacacaaacacactggAGAATGATCTAGATCagcatttatacaaaaaaaaaaacatcatacaAAATGGAATGTCTATAAAACTAAGCATATACATCACATATGTACAATGTTATTAGGTGTGCATTGTGTGtatttacattctctgaagcaaCACATTTCCTAAAATCCAGTTTACACGATCCAGTACATTTTGTATGAGAAAACCAAACAGTGCAAGTGTGCTGTGATATCGAAAATAAAGCATCAACTACTTCCTTgtacagtcttttttttttttaagttttgggcTCAGTTATAAGTTAGTAATAACCTTTCAGTGGAAATGACCCAATAAGTGTTCTGGCTGTGGTGCATCTTGTGGACCATGCGAATGCCACGTGGTTGATGTGGGCTGGCACCAGCTGTGACCTCCACTTATACTCATTTGGCAAGGCACCACAACCTCTGACCTGGCACTCTCACTCTAGCTCTCTTTCTACTGGCTGGCACGCTGCATCTCCACCGTCCTGGCTCAGATGGCAGACTGCAGCTTGGTCAGGTTCCTCTGGTGCATGCTGTGGTGGCGCACCAGCTCGTCGGAGCGGGCAAACTTCTTCTGGCAGTTGGACCAGCGACACATGAATGGCTTCTCGCCTGAATAAGAAACAGAAAAAGGCACATTAAATGAAAGAGCGCGTTCAAATATTCAGCGCATTGATCAATCAATCAACCATCTCCGGACTTGTGAGTCCAGTCAGGAGAGGAATGCAGCAGAAGAAGATAAAAAGGTATACGCACTTGTTTTACCTGTATGAGTCCGAGTGTGAGTCTTAAGGTGGTCTGACCGTGAAAACTTTCGCTGGCATGTCTCGCACTCAAAGGGCTTCACtcctacaacaaaaaaacatggttttaaactactgtattaGGTTGTATAGGATTTTATCTGATGAATCAATGTGACGTCACATTCAGAAATGAAAAATATTCATCAGTTTGTATAATTAGATTATTTTCTGACAAATTACTTGTATTTCACATATACTATACACAagttaaatacaaaataacaattATGGGACACATTaagatgctaaaaaaaaaaagtacagttgCAATGTATACCACTGGCCATTCTCCCATTGTTCATAATATGGTACTTGGATATCGACTTATATCCATATTTATGGTCTGTTATTTTTTCTTAacatttgttatattttgtcaagctGGTCTAAAATACAACTGAATTGATTATGTACTAGTATATTATTTTACTTTGATTCAACataagttattaaaaaaaaaaaatttaaaaaaaggaacgcttgggtgaaaaaaattgtttttttgtgtgttttagtTATACTTGTGATTTATGTCAATGTACATTATCTTTAAACAGATAATTTAATGAGTGTGATacattaaatttattattattaatattatatcaCAGTTGGTAGTGAAGTTTGGAAATGATGAACTACACTTTCATCTGTTGTAATTAATGAGTCAAAACAACATAAAGAAGAAAATGCCTTTCTTTGCCCGGTTTTGAGAACAAAAAGATTTAAGAACAGACAAATGTTCCAATAATACCCCAGACCTTTATGCTTcattgaaaacatttaaaatattaaaaaaaaaaatatatatatatagacttgGTTTAAATCGTAGTAATCGAAACGAAAAGAAACATGTCCAATACTAATTGTTGATGGCTCAAGGACTAGGGAGTATTATATTTATCGTAATTAATGTCTGGCGTTCCACTTCATGTTAATATGTTCCACTGCATGTTATATGACTATGTAGTGTACAACATACTACAACTAGTACCTGTGTGTCTGCGTTGGTGTCTCTTCAGCTGGTCGGAGCGAGAAAATCTGCGGCCGCACTCTGTGACATCACACTGGTACGGCTTTTCTCCTACAACATAAAACACTTCACTGATATATGATTTTCTCTAACCTGCACTGCAGCCCATTGTGTGCGTGcccatttgaaatatttttttttttttttttttgtcttggtttAGCCTGGCATTTGAATAAGAGTgtgaaaacctttttttttttatatcaactGTACcttctaaatatttatttttttcacgaaTCAAATGTGGCTCTTTAGCACATAAGTTTGCACACCACTAAGCAGAATGAGTTCTAATATCATTCCCTTACATCTATTTCCATCCAATTACACTGCTAtacaatacatacagtattggCATAAACATACCCGTGTGTTTTCGTCCGTGCATCTGCAGATGTGAAAGCTTGAAGTACTTCTTGCTGCAGCCAGGATGTGCGCACACAAAAGGACGTTTCTCACCGGGCTCGGATGACTTTACTGGAGGAGCAAGGCTGGGAACCCGTCTTACATCCTTTCGGATGTAGAAAACCACATAGTTTAATGAATTGCTGTTTTTAACTATTTGTGAAAGTTTATGCATTTGCTTGAATTACCTGAAGCCCTCTGAAGACGCCATGTGTGTGGATGTGGTACTGGGCGCTCACCAGCATAGGTGGGGGCGGTGCTATCGGTTCACTGTCGTAGCTGGTTGTGTGGCTGCTACAAAACAAATTGCAAACATATATTTATTCaagaaaaagaaatatatatatatacactgtatacacGTATATATACGTTTGGTCCCCTTTTGGGAGAGTCAATATAAAATGAGTGTTATTGTCTCTGAAAAGTTTGTACAAAGTCTTTCTGTTGGAAGTTATGAGATTATGCAGGCGTACCAAAACATCCCACTTTAACATGCTGACCAATATTTGACCTATAAATAAATCCTTGAAGAAGTGTGTATCGTTCTTTACTCTGTACAAGCCTGCAGAGTGAAATATTCAAACAATATGCTTATATCCGCTTTCTGATTTCCCTCTGGAGTCTGCAAGCAGCCATATGGCTGGCTTCCTCTCCTTTTTACTCTCATTAAGATTTTGAAGAAGCAACCAGTTTTTTACCTTTTCATCGAAGATGCAAGTGTGTTCATCTGGTTCCACGTGACACATTCCAGCTGAGATGCCATTTGGTACAGGTTGTCACTGAAGACAAGCAACACAGCAGTGGTTAATCACTTGAATTGTGAGATTAAAACTTGGATTAAACTCATAATTcaagcaaaatgcatttttattttcaactaTTCCCACTAATATTTGCATcagtggacaatttagagtgttcagtaATCCTAACATAAATGTTTTCATAATTTGGGAAGCTAGTTAAAACCACACAAGTAGAAGACATCAAAAACGCGGAGCCCAAACTCAGAATATGCAAGCCACTATGTATATAGTGCTGGGTAAAATGTGCCTCTAAAGTAAGAAGGTGCCGGTATgggattctgacagtatgagaaccttaagcaaaaatatcacggtttcacggtataacGGTATCGCAATtagagctctaaaatgtgttacagaTATCtgggtaaaaaaattttttaaaaatcttttgaaacaggatttttatttttcaaaacatattggcAAATTGAAACACATATAgtattaagttaaaataaatctaaaaaataataataataactgaaatattctaaatacaattaaaataaaagCAGTTCTTtaagtgagcctaaacccacagccacagctcaacatttttaccgtcagaacaaaaataaatgttttccattaaaagcatgtgtgtatgactcgtatcatgtttacattatacacacactctctttctcaaaacAGACAGTtgtcagagagaaaaaaaacacatgttttaccactgttagacacactaaacacgctggagttaacgctAGTAGCTGGAGGGAAACTTTCATGacaagtgtttactaacctttaattgtcgataaatgcaaaatcatattgggggTAAAAATAGTCAATACCATagagacggtatgacggaaaatttttgcgggtttgaaaccgtgacgttttcataccacggtataccttgaaaccggtaatcggcacatgtactgtatactcTAAAGGGAGCACTTTTTAAAATAActtcaaaacacaaaaaacatacaACAAAGAGAATTCCATGTGTGTATTTTAAATCAGTGGTCGCCAACCACCGGGGTCTGTGTTGCATTTGCTACCTGGCCACGGAGAAatgaataatttattaacgactgcaatctGGTCAGTGGCTCCTGATACATCAATATCCCTTTCTACTCtatagactaatccgagtaaagaTTTGTATAGGTCACCAACTAGTGAGTGGCCACAATTactagggtgtttgcacactTATAGCAGCCCAGtgccagtcaatgtaaacaataactttagctgctgttgactgtgtgctgcgggcggcgacgtctttggacagcttttttacagggaaaaagccacctgctgagccagaagaggaacctacaaccaagtccattttgcataatatgtggctaaaaactagcaaacaaggcaacaaaagcgaatgccaTGAGAGCATCATACTTCATGGCGAACTGTATTGTTAAAGctgagaaacctttcacgattggtgAGGAACTCATTATGCTTGCGACCATGGATATttgcaagttttaggagaggctgctgttaaaacaaaaaggttgattcagtgtaTGGTGAGTGACATTTTCCCTGTACTTAATATTCGTTTTTAACCTCGACGtggtattttatatttattgccattttctgccacacattgaggGTCCGTGAAAACaggcccacattacaccggttcgtggtgcaaaaaaggtcagGGACCACTGTTTTAAAtgatgacgtttttttttttttttttaagtgtttgttttaaagaagaaaaaaaaacattggtagATTTTCCCTGGAGGCTGGAACAGACTAATGACACTTCCATTGATTTTAATGGGATAAGAGGGCTcaatgagtatttttttcttttttttttttttttctttacaaattaAACGCAcagctaaatatttttttaatactataAACGAGCTGACTGTAAAACTTAATTGCCCTTCTGAGACTAATAAAGTATTCTGTATCTGAAGCACAAGACCTCAGGTCATGGCGCATTATGCGTTTTCTTTGGCACACAGTAGACACCCTGAACAAAACCGTCCAAAACGTGGGATGCCATCGTGCAACATATCTTGCCATTGCTCAATTTAGCAAATATCATGTCAATGCAAGACATTTTTCCCCTTGACTCATTTTACAAGTTAAGAGGAGAATATGAGCGAataatataaaattaaattaaaattttcaGCACAAGTTTCACTTGCCTTCAAAGTCCAGGCAGAGTGTCACTTTACCAGCAACAGTAAGTAAATAattatctgtttgaaaaatcacTGTTATTGGACAGTGATGATAAGTGtgtttcatctttttttttttttttttttaataaattggggGGTAGCCCTTAAATAGGAgcatgttggcaatatttatgaTACTGAGGGTTCTTCATGTCCCTCCTCTCCCTTTGTGAAGATAATGAAGGGGGGATTCCAAATGGTTTGCTTATTAACACATCCTGTCCGCCCACCGCGCtcctcattaaaaaacatgGGATTCGAGCCATTCTTTACCTTGGCATATCAAACtagtacacacacgcacacttggAGATGAGATTGTGTTTGTCTGCAGGGGAGCGGGGGTGCGACTCGGTGCCTTGTACGCTACGAACCACCGCATGACATCACTCTGTCCTCGGTATCATTAAAGGCGGTAACGCGCCTAGAGGGGGAGAATTCTGGCTTTCATTCCTTGAGAAGTCCTTGAGGGAAGTAGAATAATCAGCCTGAACTGTGGTCAGCTGTGGAAAGGCTCATTGCCATCtgacatacatatacacactaagtgtgtgtgcgcgtgcacaCATGTGCATGGTTGCTTGACTTTTTCCAGCTCAAGCCATAAGCTGTAACAAAAAACAGCAAACTCTCTCGTCTCCTCTTATCATCTGCTTTTCCAGTATTTGGGTTGCACATGCTCCTCAGTTTTTTCCTCAAAACATCCAAGAGTCGGCATTTAAAGAATTCCAACCCAATTCACCCTAAGAAATGTTTTCCATCAAGATGAAAACAAGTTGGGAACAAAATCTTGTATTTATAAAGCACATTCTTCCCCTTAACTTACATCCCACCCCATCAATATCACTATGGCTTTACAACTAACATTTTCACACAGTGCTATATTATGCATTAACAGTAGATCATTGAGTTTTGGTCATAGGGAGTCGTCAGATCTTGACTGACAATCACAGAGGGTTTCCTAAATCTATTTTGTGTATCACTTGGAAGGTTTTGAGGGATGGAATTCAAGGAGGAAAACAAATTACCTGTTGTAGTTTCTTAACAGTAGTGCTTGGTTGCTTGGGCAAGATTCTGCAGGATTATGGCACCCAAACACGGGAGGgttaggaggaggaggaggaggatatTGCTGCTCAACtgcaaaaaaccaaaacaattaTGCTCATGTATGATAGAATAGTGCAGGATTAACTGTTATCCTAAATTGTTTCATAGTCCAAATTACTATATAAAAATCACTCCTCTGCTTGATCACTCAGTGATCAGTCGTGTCATATTTAATCGACTGTATGCATATGCAAATTTAAACTGactagtttggtaacgtttgacCAGTCATTCAACAATAATTCCATCGTTGATGGTTTTCAAGCGGTTTATTACACTCCAAGTGAGGTAAATTGTGAAACTAAACACAAATTACGCAAGTCAACCagggttgttttcgtcaacaaagtctataacgaaaatataatattaaaaacgtgttttgagaGACTAATGCCAGTCTTCGTCTAAAGAGACGAGAACGAggcaaaaatgcgcaatagtttccatcaaatgttcacaatgtgtgacttaTATGTGTAGttagtcactcatgtgacatgctaaggctaatgctaacgacgagcgtcctcttaaatcctctgactttttttttttttttttttacattgagccttgagattgcccatgcttcctcacaatttcgcttctcaagtcctcagacagttctttggtcttctttcttttctccatgctcaatgtggtacacacaaggacagaggttgagtcaacttttaatccattttaactcgcTGCaactgatttagttattgccaccacctgttatgtgccacagattaagtaacaggtgctgttaattacaaaaattagagaagcatcacatgatttttcaaagggtgccaatacttttgtcaggtccatttttggagttttgtgtaaaatgataatgattttttttctccattcacttttgtgttttttcattgcaagaaaaataaatgatattACTAACAAAGCATGTGTAACTGCAAtcactttctgggagaaattgagcattatctgagagaattgcaggggtgccaatacttttggccagaacTGTATATGATAGAATAGCGCAGGATTGACTACTATCCATAATTTTTCATAGTCCAAATTAtatactgtaactaattacagtCATACTATACTAAGTAACACTTGAATATACATTTCACGAAAATATGTAAACTTTTATTTGATTAATCGAAAATAGTGCTTTTAACACTTTTCAAATTCAGtcctcaaaaaatatttttggagtGTCGGTGAGTATAGATTGTACATTAAAATCACTATATTACAAAAGAAGTGAGCTGACATATGAGTTAAGCAAAATACAAGGAGTCGATTAGCCAAACATTTGCTAGGAATTTGCAAGCAAAAAGTTGAGAGCTCAGGTCCCAAAGAGCAACAGTTAGACATATAGTGGACAAAAGTCACAagcaataattaaataaatgaaacagataaataaatattagcAGAGCCAATAAAGTACTAAAAAAATAGTATTGTGTGGTAGAATCACAAAAAGTGGATATTTAAACACCAATAGTAACGCAACACTTTTGGTGGAAAATATTACTACTTTCACTCAAATTTGTTTGGGCCTctgcaaaaaaactgaaattacTGCAGTTTACTGAGCTTAACTGTTAATATtttgatatatatgtatatccgtatgtttgtgttctttttttacAGTTTACGGTTAAACTGCACACAGGCATGCATGTCAGAAGGAGCcgtacagtcaaaatgaatcatGATACACAAActtctacttttttcccccccattctATCTAAATATGTTACTCTACTATATAGAGTGTTGTTTTCTCAATTGAAaacattgcaaacattttttgggggttgaaGATTGACaacaattttattcatttgaaaagaaaaagattGAGATACGAGTGATCTAAATTATGAGAATTGTCACAGAATTACAgtgaatttgtatcataaggaaTCACTGAATTATTATCAATTGATAAATTGGTATTAATATAATATTGTCATTAACAAAAACGTATAGTTCCCTTCCAAATAATGAACTGTTAGTAAAACCTAGCATTTTTCTGCCTGCTTTTCTATTAAGGTCCCTTAAATAAAAACCGGCCTTACTGTTTTAGAATGAAATTCTAAGAGTATTacataaaagtaaaagtacGCATCCCATGGTGCATATACTGACATCACATATCCGATGCTGTATCACTGTATGAATTCTCTCAGTTCTGTGTGAAAGGCAAGGCAGTTTAAATGCTTTGGCTATTTTATGGGATCTTGATGTGAAAAAACTTTGGCTTACGACTGATTTAGAGACACAGAGAGCGATAGAGACAGGAAAAACACAAGACAGACTGATGGGCTATGTCTATGACCTCGCTGTGAACGCATTCGTGTTCCAGTAACTAAATGAATTTGGCGTCAATGTTCCAGGAAGTAGATTGTTACCAATGTTGTTTGGTGGCGACAGTGTGTCCTCGTGCTTGAAGGATAGGCTGGAGAGCTGAGGGGTGTGGTGAGATGGCGTGTGAGCGTAACTGGGGTTCCCATCTAAGCCCATCGTGCCATaacctaaagaaaaaaaagagacattttaaaagccttttttttttttttttaaatgttgttctCTTTACTCCCCCAATTTTCATCCCTCCTCTCAAAGTGGGCCTCGTAGTATTCAATTAGATATATTTCAAGAAATCAAGGTTAaagaaataaattgtatggctgCCACTTGATTGAAGTTATTAAAATGTGAATGTACTGTAGTTCTCCACGACGATGCAAGTTCAAGCAGAAGTGaagtattttaaaaagtcattccCCATAGGGCCGTTGAGAGGTTTcttcagaaaaaaaatgactcacAATTTCTTACTTAAATCCCAGCAGCTTGTAGAGCAGTTTATCACTTCATCAAAAAGTACTTTACTAGCAAGCGAACAAGAGTGTGTGCACCGTGTCTGTGGAAGTCACATCAGCGCACACGTCCGCAGTTCAACCTCTGACCTCCAAGTAACGAGCCCCAGCAGACTTGACGGAGCTTTGTTTGCAAGAAAGAGATTCATATTTATGTTGTCTCAAATTCAGATTACAAATCCAGATTTCAGAACCCAAATTTATAAtatacactgtatgtatatatatcataTAACATTCAGAAATACAGTCTTACAATGCTACTCagaattaatataaatttgaggtTTATCAAATTCATTTGACatactttccccaaaataatATTTCATATAAACATAATATTGTAAAGGATTGATGAAGTAGAATTTCATTTTCTTTCTGATATAGTTTTATATAGTTGCTTTTTCATTATTATATGAAAATTCTTTAATTGGTTTATTGATCAACTGTGTTTGACATCAATCTGGTTTGTTGTCATATGAAGGGCAACCTTTTGAAATATAGGTGGAATTTAAGAacaaaaccattacaatgcattTAGTGGATTGTAGTTACGAAATTACAATTAAGGTATTAGATTTGCTTATAAAAGTGATAAATGAGATTAATAACAACTAAAAACTCATTAACATGTAAGAGACAATATTAGGTACATTTGGAATATCTATCAACGATACAAGAACTATTTCACAAAATATTATTTCCTTTAGATTATATATTATAAATTCAGTATGTGGCTGCAGTGGACAATAACAGTTTTTATCTAAAGGTTATCAAATCAAAAGCATACATTACAAGACATTTGGAGTTGTGTAGATGTAAAGGTGTGCATTCCCACTGTACACCTGTGAAAAATACAACCATACATTATAGTATGTTAAAACTAATGAAATATATAATACTCAGATAATagtcaaaaatttaaattagaTCAGGATTTCTCAAACTtcaatttttttggtttgtcaATTTTCATAAGCTATGCTTTCGTGAATTTGAATTTTGATGTCAAACTGAAAATGTTTgggaaaacattttaaaattgccTATTTCTCGGTGCAGCTGGATTATGCTGGTTGTCTGTCTGTCAGAGTGCTTCCAGAAAGTGTCAAGTTGGTTGCTGACACAGGGCATGTTGTCCCAGTGGAGCACATAACATCCTGC includes:
- the wt1b gene encoding WT1 transcription factor b isoform X4 codes for the protein MLTEPYGAMSMGSDVRDLSLLSPSPQVSSLGGAGGGCGQWPPLLDLHPGSPYNSLPSHHSLIKQEPNWGTADPMEDPHCGLGAFTLHFSGQFTGSGPCRVGAFGEPAAGQPRVFPSGTYLPSCMDSPPAPRNQGYGTMGLDGNPSYAHTPSHHTPQLSSLSFKHEDTLSPPNNIVEQQYPPPPPPNPPVFGCHNPAESCPSNQALLLRNYNSDNLYQMASQLECVTWNQMNTLASSMKSHTTSYDSEPIAPPPPMLVSAQYHIHTHGVFRGLQDVRRVPSLAPPVKSSEPGEKRPFVCAHPGCSKKYFKLSHLQMHGRKHTGEKPYQCDVTECGRRFSRSDQLKRHQRRHTGVKPFECETCQRKFSRSDHLKTHTRTHTGEKPFMCRWSNCQKKFARSDELVRHHSMHQRNLTKLQSAI
- the wt1b gene encoding WT1 transcription factor b isoform X3, with amino-acid sequence MLTEPYGAMSMGSDVRDLSLLSPSPQVSSLGGAGGGCGQWPPLLDLHPGSPYNSLPSHHSLIKQEPNWGTADPMEDPHCGLGAFTLHFSGQFTGSGPCRVGAFGEPAAGQPRVFPSGTYLPSCMDSPPAPRNQGYGTMGLDGNPSYAHTPSHHTPQLSSLSFKHEDTLSPPNNIVEQQYPPPPPPNPPVFGCHNPAESCPSNQALLLRNYNSDNLYQMASQLECVTWNQMNTLASSMKSSHTTSYDSEPIAPPPPMLVSAQYHIHTHGVFRGLQDVRRVPSLAPPVKSSEPGEKRPFVCAHPGCSKKYFKLSHLQMHGRKHTGEKPYQCDVTECGRRFSRSDQLKRHQRRHTGVKPFECETCQRKFSRSDHLKTHTRTHTGEKPFMCRWSNCQKKFARSDELVRHHSMHQRNLTKLQSAI
- the wt1b gene encoding WT1 transcription factor b isoform X1, which produces MLTEPYGAMSMGSDVRDLSLLSPSPQVSSLGGAGGGCGQWPPLLDLHPGSPYNSLPSHHSLIKQEPNWGTADPMEDPHCGLGAFTLHFSGQFTGSGPCRVGAFGEPAAGQPRVFPSGTYLPSCMDSPPAPRNQGYGTMGLDGNPSYAHTPSHHTPQLSSLSFKHEDTLSPPNNIVEQQYPPPPPPNPPVFGCHNPAESCPSNQALLLRNYNSDNLYQMASQLECVTWNQMNTLASSMKSSHTTSYDSEPIAPPPPMLVSAQYHIHTHGVFRGLQDVRRVPSLAPPVKSSEPGEKRPFVCAHPGCSKKYFKLSHLQMHGRKHTGEKPYQCDVTECGRRFSRSDQLKRHQRRHTGVKPFECETCQRKFSRSDHLKTHTRTHTGKTSEKPFMCRWSNCQKKFARSDELVRHHSMHQRNLTKLQSAI
- the wt1b gene encoding WT1 transcription factor b isoform X2, producing the protein MLTEPYGAMSMGSDVRDLSLLSPSPQVSSLGGAGGGCGQWPPLLDLHPGSPYNSLPSHHSLIKQEPNWGTADPMEDPHCGLGAFTLHFSGQFTGSGPCRVGAFGEPAAGQPRVFPSGTYLPSCMDSPPAPRNQGYGTMGLDGNPSYAHTPSHHTPQLSSLSFKHEDTLSPPNNIVEQQYPPPPPPNPPVFGCHNPAESCPSNQALLLRNYNSDNLYQMASQLECVTWNQMNTLASSMKSHTTSYDSEPIAPPPPMLVSAQYHIHTHGVFRGLQDVRRVPSLAPPVKSSEPGEKRPFVCAHPGCSKKYFKLSHLQMHGRKHTGEKPYQCDVTECGRRFSRSDQLKRHQRRHTGVKPFECETCQRKFSRSDHLKTHTRTHTGKTSEKPFMCRWSNCQKKFARSDELVRHHSMHQRNLTKLQSAI